A genomic region of Lentisphaerota bacterium contains the following coding sequences:
- a CDS encoding zinc ribbon domain-containing protein has protein sequence MPTYEYCCPACGTFDVFQSMKDNPLKVCPKCKSRKIRRQISRGAGIIFKGSGFYQTDYRSAGYHSDVKADTAAKAAGSDAPKTDTAAKAPGSPAPKTDSAPAKTGTGKTPADK, from the coding sequence ATGCCGACCTACGAATATTGTTGCCCCGCTTGCGGCACGTTTGATGTGTTCCAAAGCATGAAGGACAATCCGCTCAAGGTTTGCCCCAAATGCAAGAGCCGTAAGATCCGGCGCCAGATCAGCCGCGGTGCCGGCATCATTTTCAAGGGCAGCGGATTTTATCAGACCGATTACCGCAGCGCCGGCTATCACTCGGATGTCAAGGCCGACACCGCCGCAAAAGCGGCCGGTTCCGACGCGCCCAAAACCGACACCGCCGCAAAAGCCCCCGGTTCCCCAGCACCCAAGACCGACAGCGCTCCGGCGAAGACCGGAACGGGCAAGACCCCGGCGGATAAGTGA
- the mutY gene encoding A/G-specific adenine glycosylase: protein MKCRCPGVSNDVFDPTLLTRALLAWYRANRREMPWRGHPDPYAVWVSEIMLQQTQVDTVRPFFARFMARFPAVASLAAAPDDALLKPWEGLGYYARARNLRKAAQIILNRHDGKLPQTLAELAALPGIGPYTAAAISSICFGVCEPVVDGNVARVFSRFWLLADDFRKPGPRAVLADRLRPAITGCGAPGDFNQAIMELGALICTPRSPACEACPLHPACAAAATGRQCDFPVKPVAAALPERHAVGFILRDARNRVLLVRRDSAGLLGGLWELPGGEIPLTHTPAAAARLVRRQTGLAPAAIRPAGAISHTFSHFRLRLSLYTATLPSGRISPGLREHVHWSPLPSALPLTTAARRALAAGVPLKRKAEN from the coding sequence ATGAAGTGCAGGTGCCCTGGTGTGAGCAACGACGTGTTTGATCCGACCCTCCTGACCCGCGCCCTGCTCGCCTGGTACCGCGCCAATCGCCGCGAAATGCCGTGGCGCGGACATCCCGACCCCTATGCCGTCTGGGTCAGCGAAATCATGCTGCAACAGACGCAGGTCGACACCGTGCGACCCTTTTTTGCCCGTTTCATGGCCCGCTTCCCCGCTGTCGCCAGCCTTGCCGCAGCCCCGGATGACGCGCTCCTCAAACCGTGGGAAGGTCTGGGCTATTACGCGCGGGCACGCAATCTGCGCAAGGCCGCGCAGATCATCCTCAACCGCCACGACGGAAAACTGCCACAGACACTGGCTGAACTGGCCGCGCTGCCGGGGATCGGGCCCTACACCGCCGCCGCCATCTCCAGCATCTGCTTCGGCGTGTGCGAGCCCGTGGTGGATGGCAATGTGGCGCGCGTCTTCTCGCGCTTCTGGCTGCTCGCCGATGACTTTCGGAAACCCGGACCGCGCGCGGTGCTGGCCGATCGGCTGCGTCCGGCGATCACCGGATGCGGCGCCCCCGGCGACTTCAACCAGGCCATCATGGAACTCGGCGCACTCATCTGCACACCGCGTTCGCCTGCGTGCGAAGCGTGCCCGCTTCACCCGGCATGCGCAGCGGCCGCCACGGGTCGGCAATGCGACTTCCCGGTCAAACCCGTAGCTGCGGCGCTTCCCGAGCGCCATGCCGTCGGATTTATCTTGCGTGACGCCCGCAACCGCGTTCTGCTGGTACGCCGCGACAGCGCCGGCCTTCTCGGAGGCCTCTGGGAACTTCCCGGCGGGGAGATCCCCCTCACGCACACACCCGCAGCCGCCGCCCGCCTGGTGCGCCGACAAACCGGCCTCGCGCCCGCCGCTATCCGGCCTGCGGGCGCGATCAGCCACACATTCTCCCACTTCCGCCTCCGGCTCAGCCTCTACACGGCGACCCTCCCCTCGGGCCGCATCTCCCCCGGCCTGCGCGAGCACGTCCACTGGTCGCCCCTGCCCTCCGCGCTCCCGCTCACCACCGCCGCGCGCCGCGCGCTGGCGGCCGGCGTCCCGCTGAAGAGAAAAGCTGAAAACTGA